In Salinarimonas sp., a genomic segment contains:
- a CDS encoding SDR family NAD(P)-dependent oxidoreductase yields the protein MQIAIVGIACRLPGCPDRRTFWDRLLAGEECLTRFGREEMLADGVPPRLLDDPRYVPVAGFVADADRFDAAFFHATPAEARRTDPQQRLLLECAYHALGDAGYAPATAPGAVSVYAGTGANVHFWRDLEHAAGDPSRQFLSYVGNDKDFAATRIAYRLGLNGAAVSVQTACSTALVGVHLACQSLILGESDLALAGACSLRLPGRAGYLHEPDGIESPDGHCRPFDRDAAGTVFGDGVAMLALRRLDDALASGDRIHAVIRGSAVNNDGADKLGFTAPSEAGQIGAVAEALAVAGCEPADLSFVEAHGTGTALGDAVEVAALAAVFAGSTRSPPCPLGSVKANIGHTDTVAGAAGLIKAALALRHGVLPPQVNFSAADPRLGLADRGFAVHDTPQPITGRGMAGVSSFGIGGSNAHVVLEAPPERPRRYGRPLARARIFPVAAADPEALERRLRDLAETVARDRPDPDDLSVTLRRTQAGLRSRHVRIATGEEAPFSVEDPGAAPRAATAPTDAPPTRVFLMPGQGAQHAGMGRGLYEAFPAYRDVIDAAAAILDPLIGDDVRRVMFDGARSDLAQTRLTQPLVFVTDVACARLLQAFGLAPETVIGHSLGEYAAACIAGVFDFADGVRLVARRGALMQALPPGRMVAVGADVASVSTHLRGSVSIAASNAPDVTVISGPPADVAEVEAALEEAGHACRPLATSHAFHSAMMEPMLEAFHAELERIALRPPRLPVVSNLTGKPLTDAEATAPDYWCRQLRAPVLFADGLETVLRRGRPLLLETGPGRTLTSLALRHPATPRGTSAHAVLAHPQERRDEVEVVLHAVGGAWTAGAEVDWAPLGPTGDAQVVDLPPYPFARERHWLEPAAPRAEPEPAPVLPQILLPAWRRDPRPGAVSGPGALAGTWLVEDAGDGLAAPLVAALASKGAQARAYAPGRLGDAFADDVAGLVLTGAGGDALERIVAVARAVDGRGRGRALAVGWLTAGLFDVTGTERLEPQAAVGLGAMRCLPLEHPEVACLIADADDPVRAAPLLAADLAAGIREPVVAYRAGRRWLPTEEAVPEARDAARIAGPVLITGGHGGVGRIAAAAVAALAGDDPVDVYLLSRSGGRVTAPSGVRLHDLTGDVAKPGTLSDAVATILRRHGRLGGVVHAAGSLDPSGFGPLAGAMAAAWSRHRPAKVEGAAALVRALDGIEHGFCLLVSSLSTRLGGVGYGAYAAANAVLDATAEAQGRLGRPWLAADLDAFVLDDRGTGDDALTPASGRAALVRLIGAAMGGLTGAAIVSATPYGPRRDRWMRIATSREVATAARSSRADPGPEPEDPLEAAWRDVLGVEQCGDDENFFELGGSSLLALQILSRIRRSLGVEIGLADFLAAPTLAGLRAATGARAADRDEPPAVADRTVPLPILPGQRSIWIAEQMSPERSNFAVNAAYRIAGALDAPALQGALAALAARHEPLRTRFVAVDGAPRQVIDPPPTGWRLPIAEAAEDDAAAMEAFFARPFDLAADPPWRARLLRHGPDRHTLLLSLHHIVVDDWSIGLLLEDLGTLYRAARAGAPPIAADPVQFADICLARSRRADDDADIAYWREALADLPSAPPLPADVTAPPDDRPHAGGVVTATISADLLSRVRAAAAAAETTPFVWLLTAFGIALAGSGGTRDVVLGTPLAGRSEPGADRMVGYFVNPAVLRIAVADAASFADQARRCAGIVAAAHAHGTVPVERVQEALGLPAGTAPFRAWMTLLTHVAPRRLDDGLAVTPLRLADRPARIPIALVLEPEGDGLVGHLEFARSLYHEDTIADLSAAFLRVLERSVAAPDTEVAEMLALCDDIRTEAKSNRTERFADNQRRRLATARRSARSVIRGTES from the coding sequence ATGCAGATCGCGATCGTCGGCATCGCTTGCCGCTTGCCGGGCTGCCCCGACCGGCGCACGTTCTGGGACAGGCTGCTCGCCGGCGAGGAGTGCCTGACCCGGTTCGGCCGCGAGGAGATGCTCGCGGACGGCGTGCCGCCCCGGCTGCTCGACGACCCGCGCTACGTCCCGGTCGCCGGCTTCGTCGCGGACGCGGATCGATTCGACGCCGCGTTCTTCCACGCGACGCCCGCGGAGGCGCGCCGCACCGATCCCCAGCAGCGGCTCCTGCTCGAATGCGCCTATCACGCGCTCGGCGACGCGGGCTACGCGCCGGCGACCGCGCCCGGCGCGGTCAGCGTCTACGCGGGCACCGGCGCGAACGTGCATTTCTGGCGCGACCTCGAGCACGCCGCGGGCGACCCGTCCAGGCAGTTCCTGTCCTACGTCGGCAACGACAAGGATTTCGCCGCGACGCGGATCGCCTACAGGCTCGGGCTGAACGGCGCCGCCGTGTCGGTGCAGACCGCCTGCTCCACCGCGCTCGTCGGCGTCCACCTCGCCTGCCAGAGCCTGATCCTGGGGGAGAGCGACCTCGCCCTCGCCGGCGCCTGCTCGCTGCGCCTGCCGGGACGCGCGGGCTATCTGCACGAGCCCGACGGCATCGAATCCCCCGACGGCCATTGCCGTCCCTTCGACCGGGACGCCGCCGGCACCGTGTTCGGCGACGGTGTGGCGATGCTCGCCCTGCGGCGGCTCGACGACGCCCTGGCGAGCGGCGATCGGATCCACGCCGTGATCAGGGGCTCGGCGGTCAACAACGACGGGGCGGACAAGCTCGGCTTCACCGCGCCGAGCGAAGCCGGCCAGATCGGCGCCGTCGCTGAAGCTTTGGCGGTCGCGGGCTGCGAGCCGGCCGACCTCTCCTTCGTCGAGGCCCACGGCACCGGAACGGCCCTCGGCGATGCGGTCGAGGTGGCGGCGCTCGCCGCGGTGTTCGCCGGATCGACGCGCTCCCCGCCCTGCCCTCTCGGCTCCGTGAAGGCGAATATCGGCCATACCGACACGGTCGCCGGGGCGGCCGGCCTGATCAAGGCCGCGTTGGCGCTGCGGCATGGCGTGCTGCCGCCTCAGGTGAACTTCTCCGCCGCCGACCCGCGGCTCGGCCTCGCGGACCGAGGCTTCGCCGTGCACGACACGCCCCAGCCGATCACCGGGCGCGGAATGGCGGGGGTCAGCTCGTTCGGGATCGGCGGCAGCAACGCCCACGTGGTCCTGGAAGCGCCACCGGAGCGTCCCCGGCGATATGGACGCCCGCTCGCGCGGGCGCGGATCTTCCCCGTCGCGGCCGCGGATCCGGAAGCGCTGGAGCGCCGGCTGCGCGATCTCGCGGAGACCGTCGCCCGGGATCGGCCGGACCCGGACGACCTGTCCGTCACCCTGCGGCGGACGCAGGCGGGCCTGCGCAGCCGCCACGTCCGGATCGCGACGGGCGAGGAGGCGCCCTTCTCCGTCGAGGATCCCGGCGCTGCGCCGCGCGCCGCGACGGCGCCGACAGACGCGCCGCCGACCCGCGTCTTCCTGATGCCGGGCCAGGGCGCGCAGCATGCCGGCATGGGTCGCGGCCTCTACGAGGCGTTTCCCGCCTACCGCGACGTGATCGACGCCGCCGCCGCCATCCTCGATCCGCTGATCGGCGACGACGTCCGGCGCGTGATGTTCGACGGCGCGCGCTCCGATCTCGCGCAGACGCGGCTGACGCAGCCGCTGGTGTTCGTCACGGACGTCGCCTGCGCACGGCTTCTGCAGGCCTTCGGCCTCGCGCCGGAGACAGTGATCGGCCACAGCCTCGGGGAATACGCCGCGGCCTGCATCGCGGGGGTCTTCGACTTCGCCGACGGGGTGCGGCTCGTTGCCCGGCGCGGCGCCCTGATGCAGGCCCTGCCCCCGGGGCGGATGGTGGCCGTGGGGGCCGACGTCGCGTCGGTGTCGACGCACCTGCGCGGGTCGGTCTCGATCGCGGCCTCCAACGCGCCGGACGTCACCGTGATCTCCGGTCCCCCGGCCGACGTCGCCGAGGTGGAGGCGGCTCTCGAGGAGGCGGGTCACGCCTGCCGGCCGCTGGCCACCTCGCACGCCTTCCATTCGGCGATGATGGAGCCGATGCTCGAGGCCTTCCACGCCGAGCTCGAGCGGATCGCGCTGCGTCCGCCGCGGCTGCCCGTCGTCTCCAACCTGACGGGGAAGCCGCTCACGGACGCCGAGGCCACCGCGCCGGACTATTGGTGCCGCCAGCTCCGCGCGCCGGTGCTGTTCGCGGACGGGCTCGAGACGGTGCTGCGGCGCGGCCGGCCGCTGCTGCTCGAGACCGGGCCGGGCCGGACCCTGACCTCGCTCGCCCTGCGGCACCCGGCGACGCCGCGGGGAACGTCGGCGCATGCCGTGCTGGCGCATCCGCAGGAGCGGCGCGACGAGGTCGAGGTCGTGCTCCACGCGGTCGGCGGCGCCTGGACCGCCGGAGCCGAGGTGGACTGGGCGCCGCTGGGCCCCACCGGCGACGCGCAGGTGGTCGATCTTCCCCCCTACCCGTTCGCGCGCGAGCGCCACTGGCTCGAGCCGGCGGCGCCCCGCGCCGAACCGGAGCCCGCTCCGGTCCTGCCGCAGATCCTGCTCCCGGCCTGGCGGCGCGACCCTCGACCGGGCGCCGTATCCGGACCAGGCGCCCTCGCCGGCACGTGGCTCGTGGAGGACGCCGGCGACGGGCTCGCCGCGCCTCTCGTCGCCGCGCTCGCGTCGAAGGGCGCGCAGGCGCGAGCCTACGCGCCCGGGAGGCTCGGCGACGCGTTCGCCGACGACGTCGCCGGGCTGGTGCTGACGGGAGCGGGAGGCGACGCGCTGGAGCGGATCGTGGCCGTGGCCCGCGCCGTCGACGGGCGGGGACGGGGACGCGCGCTCGCCGTCGGCTGGCTGACGGCGGGCCTGTTCGACGTGACGGGCACGGAGCGGCTGGAGCCGCAAGCCGCCGTCGGGCTCGGGGCGATGCGCTGCCTGCCGCTGGAGCATCCCGAGGTCGCCTGCCTGATCGCCGACGCCGACGATCCCGTCCGCGCCGCCCCGCTTCTCGCGGCGGACCTCGCGGCCGGCATCCGCGAGCCGGTCGTCGCCTATCGCGCGGGGAGGCGCTGGCTGCCGACCGAGGAGGCCGTGCCCGAGGCGCGCGACGCGGCGCGGATCGCCGGCCCGGTGCTGATCACCGGCGGCCATGGCGGCGTCGGCCGCATCGCGGCGGCGGCCGTCGCAGCGCTCGCCGGAGACGACCCGGTCGACGTCTACCTGCTGTCGCGGTCCGGAGGGCGGGTGACGGCGCCGTCCGGCGTGCGCCTCCACGACCTCACCGGAGACGTGGCGAAGCCCGGAACCCTGTCCGACGCCGTCGCCACGATCCTGCGGCGCCACGGCCGGCTCGGCGGCGTCGTTCATGCCGCCGGGAGCCTGGACCCCTCCGGTTTCGGGCCGCTGGCCGGAGCGATGGCCGCGGCGTGGTCCCGCCACCGGCCCGCGAAGGTCGAGGGCGCGGCCGCGCTCGTCCGGGCGCTGGACGGCATCGAGCACGGCTTCTGCCTGCTCGTCTCGTCCCTGTCGACCCGGCTCGGCGGCGTCGGCTACGGCGCCTATGCCGCCGCGAACGCGGTCCTGGACGCCACGGCCGAAGCCCAGGGCCGGCTCGGCCGGCCCTGGCTCGCCGCCGATCTCGACGCGTTCGTGCTCGACGACCGCGGCACGGGCGACGATGCCCTGACCCCCGCCAGCGGGCGCGCCGCGCTCGTTCGGCTGATCGGGGCGGCGATGGGCGGCCTCACGGGCGCCGCCATCGTCTCCGCCACGCCCTACGGACCACGCCGCGACCGCTGGATGCGCATCGCCACGTCGCGCGAGGTCGCGACGGCCGCCCGCTCCTCCCGCGCCGATCCCGGGCCTGAGCCGGAAGACCCGCTCGAGGCCGCGTGGAGGGACGTCCTCGGCGTCGAGCAGTGCGGGGACGACGAGAACTTCTTCGAGCTCGGCGGGTCGTCGCTGCTCGCGCTGCAGATCCTCTCGCGCATCCGCCGGTCGCTCGGCGTCGAGATCGGTCTCGCCGATTTCCTCGCCGCGCCGACGCTCGCGGGCTTGCGCGCGGCGACCGGGGCGCGGGCCGCCGACCGCGACGAGCCGCCGGCCGTCGCGGACCGGACGGTCCCGCTGCCGATCCTCCCCGGACAACGCAGCATCTGGATCGCCGAGCAGATGTCGCCGGAGCGCTCGAATTTCGCCGTGAACGCCGCCTATCGCATCGCCGGAGCGCTCGACGCGCCGGCGCTCCAGGGCGCGCTCGCGGCGCTCGCGGCCCGTCACGAGCCGCTGCGGACGCGGTTCGTGGCCGTCGACGGCGCGCCGCGACAGGTGATCGACCCGCCGCCGACCGGGTGGCGGCTCCCGATCGCGGAGGCGGCCGAGGACGACGCCGCGGCGATGGAGGCCTTCTTCGCCCGGCCCTTCGATCTCGCGGCCGACCCGCCCTGGCGCGCCCGTCTGCTGCGGCATGGCCCGGATCGCCACACGCTGCTGCTGTCCCTGCACCACATCGTCGTGGACGACTGGTCCATCGGCCTGCTGCTGGAGGATCTCGGGACGCTCTACCGTGCGGCCCGGGCGGGCGCCCCCCCGATCGCTGCGGATCCGGTGCAGTTCGCCGACATCTGCCTCGCCCGCTCGCGCCGGGCGGACGACGACGCCGACATCGCCTACTGGCGCGAGGCGCTCGCCGATCTGCCGTCCGCGCCGCCGCTGCCGGCCGACGTCACGGCGCCGCCGGACGACCGTCCCCATGCCGGCGGCGTCGTGACCGCGACGATCTCGGCCGACCTCCTGTCGCGGGTGCGCGCCGCGGCCGCCGCCGCCGAGACGACGCCGTTCGTCTGGCTGCTCACGGCGTTCGGAATCGCCTTGGCCGGCTCGGGCGGGACGCGCGACGTCGTGCTCGGCACGCCTCTAGCCGGGCGGAGCGAACCCGGCGCCGACCGGATGGTCGGCTATTTCGTCAACCCGGCGGTGCTGCGCATCGCCGTCGCGGACGCGGCGAGCTTCGCCGATCAGGCGCGGCGATGCGCCGGGATCGTCGCGGCGGCCCATGCGCACGGGACCGTTCCGGTGGAACGGGTCCAGGAAGCGCTCGGCCTGCCGGCGGGTACGGCGCCGTTCAGGGCCTGGATGACGCTGCTGACGCATGTCGCGCCCCGCCGGCTCGACGACGGCCTCGCGGTGACGCCGCTGCGCCTCGCCGATCGACCGGCGCGAATCCCGATCGCGCTCGTGCTGGAGCCGGAGGGCGACGGCCTCGTCGGCCACCTGGAGTTCGCTCGGTCGCTCTACCACGAGGACACGATCGCGGATCTGTCGGCGGCCTTCCTGCGCGTTCTCGAGCGCAGCGTCGCGGCTCCCGATACCGAGGTTGCGGAGATGCTCGCGCTCTGCGATGACATCCGCACGGAAGCAAAAAGCAACCGGACGGAGCGGTTCGCCGACAACCAGCGCAGACGGCTGGCGACGGCGCGGCGCTCCGCGCGCTCCGTCATTCGGGGGACCGAGTCATGA
- a CDS encoding TauD/TfdA family dioxygenase: protein MKTGPGAFRRRALQPNASDLVACRPLGDEGWWPALVTPQASGVDLVGWSATQRDLVADLLRRHKALLFRGFDRQSAAQLADFVAASSDNSLLDYKDRTTPREALGSKLYTSTSYPADRRIELHNEGTYWRRWPLKLYFACDVAAETGGETPLADMARVLDRLSPETVARFEASGFTLVRRYNDGFGLPWQEVFQTEDRAEVEAFCTANGIGYEWGEDDRLATRQTRPAIRRHPRTGERVWFNHAAFFHVSAYAGPDRDALEAELGSDRMPYATTFGDGSEIPVSVVDEILAAYHAEERRFAWEDGDILLVDNMSIAHGRQPYSGRRRVLVAMAEPHDG from the coding sequence ATGAAAACCGGACCTGGCGCGTTCAGGCGTCGCGCCCTGCAGCCCAACGCGAGCGACCTCGTCGCCTGCCGCCCGCTCGGCGACGAGGGCTGGTGGCCGGCTCTCGTCACCCCGCAGGCGAGCGGCGTCGATCTGGTCGGCTGGTCGGCCACGCAGCGCGACCTGGTGGCCGATCTGCTGCGCCGGCACAAGGCGCTGCTGTTTCGCGGATTCGACCGCCAGTCGGCCGCCCAGCTCGCCGATTTCGTCGCCGCGAGCAGCGACAACAGCCTGCTCGACTACAAGGACCGCACCACGCCGCGCGAAGCGCTGGGCAGCAAGCTCTACACCTCGACCAGCTATCCGGCGGACCGGCGCATCGAGCTTCACAACGAGGGCACGTATTGGCGGCGGTGGCCGCTGAAGCTCTATTTCGCCTGCGACGTCGCGGCGGAGACGGGCGGCGAGACGCCGCTCGCCGACATGGCCCGGGTCCTCGACCGCCTGTCGCCGGAGACCGTCGCCCGCTTCGAGGCGAGCGGCTTCACCCTCGTGCGCCGCTACAACGACGGTTTCGGCCTGCCTTGGCAGGAGGTCTTCCAGACCGAGGACCGCGCCGAGGTCGAAGCCTTCTGCACGGCCAACGGCATCGGCTACGAATGGGGAGAGGACGACCGCCTCGCCACGCGCCAGACCCGGCCGGCGATCCGGCGCCATCCGCGGACCGGCGAGCGGGTGTGGTTCAACCACGCGGCCTTCTTCCACGTCAGCGCCTATGCCGGCCCGGATCGCGACGCGCTCGAAGCCGAGCTCGGCTCGGACCGCATGCCCTACGCGACGACCTTCGGCGACGGCTCGGAGATCCCGGTGTCCGTCGTGGACGAGATCCTGGCGGCCTATCATGCCGAGGAGCGGCGCTTCGCGTGGGAGGACGGGGACATCCTGCTCGTCGACAACATGAGCATCGCCCACGGCCGCCAGCCCTATTCGGGCCGTCGGAGAGTCCTCGTGGCGATGGCCGAGCCCCATGACGGCTGA
- a CDS encoding amino acid adenylation domain-containing protein: MTADPAPHAAAPEAEAEGYRLSPQQESLFRRSAEPTVPRLSLVKRLATGTDTALLAARWSRCVDELEILRTACRTPSWSTVPLQVVEDGVRAPFSVEKLDAGAVPARIAALSRAPVDPAATPAAEARLLVSEDAARLVLSGGAHVLDGDSLVFLAERLTETGDPPEVLQYPDVAEWAASLAEDPDAAAGIAFWRRRAADLRDAPVAFSNEAIDGRGPRNAVVAPWPAAWSGDAPSAAEIAAVALVFAGRCAGAEPACVAVRRDGRDLEDLHGAVGPLARWLPVSVDTGLSAGFGDWRQAAEDDLGRVTDWQHLMEAGLGDAAAPRAAIGLDLRAGWDAAIERLDPEPAAPPLVLRVDAVARRIVLLADAEACDDAQARRLARLFAALADAAAADRTSPVDALDWLDATSRDELLAFGDGPDLPGPTTLVPERIAACVADRGGSLAVIQGEIALTYDELWRRAGAVAASLDAPSGSDERPVAVRLPRGPDALAAMIGAWRAGRPYTPFDPDLPEARLAQMRRTADPAAEIAAPPPVDAARRDLPARAPGDLAYLLFTSGSTGTPKAVAVEHRGLAASTAARTRHYGENPQRFLVVSPLGFDSSVAGLYWTLATGGVVVLPTEEEAEDAGALARLIRERAVTHTLMLPGLYDAVLEAAAPGDLDGLSLVIVAGEPCPRALIGRHRERLPGTRLENEYGPTEATVWCTAARLDADGDGPVPIGVAIPGATARVVDRHLRPLPPGVPGEICIGGPGLARGYAAGPAQTASRFVPDPFAREPGARLYRVGDRGMLAAEGRILYQGRTDNQVKLRGHRIELEEIEARLLADPCVRAAAATVRDGRLVAYVVPRESAPEDDARYRAAVQALPAWMRPQTFVTLEALPRGRTGKLDRSALPAPGQAAGSAVSRAPRDGTERTVAAIWAELLDRDAIGIDDDFFRLGGDSLLALRAATRMRQAGIDASPRLLLKHPTIAGLLAAAPRRPLDRPAAAVTAPAASAGSAPLTPMQAWLVERAGTVPARYDQSLRVVAREPLDLARLERAFAEVVARHDALRMRFEATPEGWRQTPGPAHVDPPLLYDLARVPEAAHSGIEAGAWERLHAGLDPASGRQARLAVIRRGAGGADLLLAVVHHLAIDAASWRIVVEDLEIAYRALESGRSVAWPAAPASFATWATAIRDLPPERLSPSFWANQSAAAVPALPRDRQHGTNREGDVHHVAVTLDAAATDRLARLAPGALSSGLDAVLTATLAETLAAWSGASVVRIDREHHGRADDLVGLSSERTVGWFTTAHPLVLRVPEADGPDRLRALLEQIDRVPDDGFGYGLWANAGADGDVLLNFLGRTDAPPSPDPLFVVEDGATGRERDPDLPRRCLLEIDAEILDGRLRVRWSHAATLHDVGTIDRLASDHLGRLAALAARLNSDEGS; this comes from the coding sequence ATGACGGCTGATCCGGCGCCCCACGCCGCCGCGCCGGAGGCGGAGGCGGAGGGCTATCGGCTGTCGCCCCAGCAGGAGAGCCTGTTCCGCCGCTCCGCGGAGCCGACCGTGCCGCGCCTCTCGCTGGTGAAGCGGCTCGCCACGGGGACCGACACGGCGCTCCTCGCCGCGCGCTGGTCGCGATGCGTGGACGAGCTGGAGATCCTGCGCACGGCCTGCCGCACGCCGAGCTGGTCGACGGTTCCACTCCAGGTGGTCGAGGACGGGGTGCGCGCTCCCTTCTCGGTGGAGAAGCTCGACGCGGGGGCGGTTCCCGCGCGCATCGCCGCGCTCTCGCGAGCCCCCGTCGATCCGGCCGCCACGCCGGCCGCCGAGGCGCGGCTCCTCGTGTCCGAGGACGCAGCCCGGCTCGTCCTCTCCGGCGGCGCCCACGTCCTCGACGGCGACAGCCTCGTCTTCCTGGCCGAGCGCTTGACCGAAACGGGCGATCCGCCGGAGGTCCTGCAATATCCGGACGTCGCCGAGTGGGCGGCGAGCCTGGCGGAGGATCCGGACGCCGCCGCCGGAATCGCGTTCTGGCGCCGGCGCGCCGCCGATCTCCGCGACGCCCCGGTCGCCTTCTCGAACGAGGCGATCGACGGGCGCGGGCCGCGCAACGCGGTCGTCGCGCCCTGGCCGGCGGCTTGGTCGGGCGACGCGCCGTCGGCCGCCGAGATCGCGGCCGTGGCGCTGGTCTTCGCCGGCCGCTGCGCCGGCGCCGAGCCGGCATGCGTCGCCGTCCGCCGCGACGGCCGGGATCTCGAGGATCTGCACGGCGCCGTCGGCCCGCTGGCGCGATGGCTTCCGGTCAGCGTCGACACCGGCCTCTCGGCCGGGTTCGGCGACTGGCGGCAGGCGGCCGAGGACGATCTCGGCCGGGTGACCGATTGGCAGCACCTGATGGAAGCGGGCCTCGGCGACGCGGCGGCGCCCCGGGCAGCCATCGGGCTCGATCTGCGCGCCGGATGGGACGCCGCGATCGAGCGTCTCGACCCCGAGCCCGCGGCCCCTCCCCTCGTCCTTCGGGTCGATGCCGTCGCCCGCCGGATCGTGCTCCTGGCGGACGCCGAGGCATGCGACGACGCACAGGCGCGCCGCCTGGCGCGCCTGTTCGCGGCGCTCGCGGACGCCGCCGCCGCCGACCGGACGTCCCCCGTCGACGCTCTGGACTGGCTCGACGCGACGAGCCGGGACGAGCTCCTCGCCTTCGGCGACGGGCCGGACCTGCCGGGCCCCACGACGCTCGTCCCGGAGCGGATCGCGGCCTGCGTCGCCGATCGCGGCGGGTCGCTCGCTGTGATCCAGGGCGAGATCGCGCTCACCTACGACGAGCTCTGGCGCCGGGCCGGCGCCGTCGCCGCCTCGCTGGACGCGCCGAGCGGCTCGGACGAGCGACCGGTCGCCGTCCGCCTCCCCCGCGGCCCGGACGCGCTGGCGGCGATGATCGGCGCGTGGCGGGCCGGGCGCCCCTACACGCCCTTCGATCCGGACCTGCCGGAAGCCCGTCTCGCGCAGATGCGGCGTACGGCGGATCCGGCCGCCGAGATCGCCGCGCCGCCGCCCGTCGACGCCGCCCGCCGAGACCTGCCCGCGCGGGCGCCCGGGGACCTCGCCTACCTGCTCTTCACCAGCGGCTCGACCGGCACCCCCAAGGCCGTCGCGGTGGAGCATCGCGGCCTCGCGGCCTCGACAGCCGCACGCACGCGGCACTACGGCGAGAATCCGCAGCGGTTTCTCGTGGTCTCGCCGCTGGGCTTCGACAGCTCTGTCGCCGGCCTGTACTGGACGCTCGCCACCGGCGGGGTCGTGGTGCTCCCCACCGAGGAGGAAGCCGAGGACGCCGGCGCCCTGGCCCGGCTGATCCGCGAGCGCGCGGTCACGCACACGCTCATGCTCCCCGGCCTGTACGACGCGGTGCTCGAGGCCGCGGCCCCGGGCGACCTCGACGGCCTTTCGCTGGTGATCGTCGCCGGCGAGCCCTGCCCGCGCGCCTTGATCGGCCGTCATCGCGAGCGGCTGCCGGGAACGCGCCTCGAGAACGAGTACGGCCCGACCGAGGCGACCGTCTGGTGCACCGCCGCGCGCCTGGACGCCGATGGCGACGGACCCGTCCCCATCGGCGTCGCGATTCCCGGCGCCACGGCGCGGGTGGTCGATCGCCACCTTCGGCCGCTTCCGCCGGGGGTCCCGGGCGAGATCTGCATCGGTGGCCCGGGACTGGCGCGCGGCTACGCCGCCGGGCCGGCGCAAACCGCGTCCCGCTTCGTGCCCGATCCCTTCGCCCGCGAGCCCGGCGCCCGGCTCTACCGGGTCGGCGACCGGGGCATGCTGGCCGCCGAGGGACGGATCCTGTACCAGGGGCGGACCGACAACCAGGTCAAGCTGCGCGGCCATCGGATCGAGCTCGAGGAGATCGAGGCGCGCCTCCTGGCGGACCCGTGCGTCCGCGCAGCCGCCGCGACGGTCCGCGACGGACGCCTCGTGGCCTACGTCGTCCCGCGCGAGAGCGCACCGGAAGACGACGCGCGCTACCGCGCGGCCGTCCAGGCGCTCCCCGCCTGGATGCGGCCGCAGACCTTCGTCACGCTCGAGGCCCTGCCGCGCGGCCGGACCGGCAAGCTGGATCGCTCGGCGCTGCCGGCCCCGGGCCAGGCGGCGGGCTCGGCCGTCTCGCGCGCGCCGCGAGACGGGACCGAGAGGACGGTCGCCGCGATCTGGGCGGAGCTGCTCGACCGCGACGCGATCGGGATCGACGACGATTTCTTCCGGCTCGGCGGCGATTCGCTGCTCGCCCTGCGCGCAGCGACGCGGATGCGCCAGGCGGGCATCGACGCGAGCCCACGGCTTCTCCTCAAGCACCCGACCATCGCGGGGCTGCTCGCGGCGGCCCCGCGTCGCCCGCTCGACCGGCCCGCCGCGGCCGTGACGGCGCCGGCGGCATCGGCGGGCTCCGCTCCGCTGACGCCGATGCAGGCCTGGCTCGTCGAGCGTGCGGGGACGGTTCCCGCCCGCTACGATCAGAGCCTGCGCGTCGTCGCGCGGGAGCCGCTGGATCTCGCCCGCCTGGAGCGCGCCTTCGCCGAGGTGGTCGCCCGGCACGACGCGCTGCGGATGCGCTTCGAGGCGACGCCCGAGGGCTGGCGGCAGACGCCCGGCCCCGCGCATGTCGACCCGCCGCTGCTCTACGATCTCGCGCGCGTCCCGGAAGCGGCGCATTCCGGCATCGAGGCGGGCGCATGGGAGCGTCTCCATGCCGGCCTCGATCCGGCCTCGGGCCGGCAGGCCCGCCTCGCGGTGATCCGCAGGGGCGCCGGGGGCGCAGACCTGCTTCTCGCGGTCGTGCATCATCTGGCGATCGACGCCGCCTCCTGGCGGATCGTCGTGGAGGATCTCGAGATCGCCTACCGCGCTCTCGAGAGCGGCCGCTCCGTCGCGTGGCCGGCGGCGCCGGCATCGTTCGCCACCTGGGCGACGGCGATCCGAGACCTGCCGCCGGAGCGTCTCTCGCCGTCGTTCTGGGCGAACCAGAGCGCCGCCGCCGTCCCCGCCCTGCCACGCGACCGGCAGCACGGGACGAACCGCGAGGGCGACGTCCATCACGTCGCGGTCACCCTCGACGCGGCGGCGACCGATCGTCTGGCGCGGCTGGCGCCCGGCGCGCTCTCGAGCGGCCTCGACGCCGTGCTGACGGCCACGCTGGCCGAGACGCTCGCCGCCTGGTCCGGGGCCTCCGTGGTGCGCATCGACCGGGAGCACCACGGGCGCGCCGACGATCTGGTGGGGCTCTCCAGCGAGCGTACCGTCGGCTGGTTCACGACCGCCCATCCGCTCGTCCTGCGCGTTCCCGAAGCCGACGGGCCCGACCGCCTGCGCGCCCTGCTGGAGCAGATCGACCGCGTTCCCGACGACGGTTTCGGCTACGGATTGTGGGCGAATGCCGGCGCGGACGGG